A window of the Glaciimonas sp. CA11.2 genome harbors these coding sequences:
- a CDS encoding XdhC family protein: MNAVDYQVLNSAVSWLRQGKRVTLVTVVRNWGSAPRPLGSLFAITSEGDFTGSVSGGCVEDDLMARFAASFPEKIEVVRYGITAEQVRRFGLPCGGTLELVVEPLVNAAALEPLLEAVASRRLVQRRLNLISGVAVIEPATADFTVRFGDNELVHVFGPHWRLLIIGAGQVSEYLAQMAPALDFSVYLNDPREEQRRNWQTNEQANGNTHIISAASAVEWLEGMPDDAVHAFAPDKRTVIVALSHDPKVDDMALMEALKTDAFYVGAIGSMASTIARKARLLTLDVTQEEVDRLHAPIGLPIFSRSPAEIAVSVLAELVALRNCDVVARSVSSCAIGAPLEEKVVSS; this comes from the coding sequence ATGAACGCGGTCGATTATCAGGTATTAAATAGCGCGGTGAGTTGGTTGCGACAGGGCAAGCGCGTCACATTGGTGACGGTAGTGCGCAATTGGGGATCGGCACCGCGTCCACTTGGATCGCTGTTCGCCATCACTTCCGAAGGTGATTTTACCGGATCGGTATCGGGTGGCTGTGTCGAGGATGATTTAATGGCGCGTTTTGCCGCATCCTTTCCAGAAAAAATTGAAGTCGTGCGCTACGGCATTACTGCCGAACAGGTGCGCCGGTTCGGTTTGCCATGTGGTGGCACACTCGAACTAGTGGTCGAACCGCTTGTTAATGCAGCCGCACTGGAACCGTTGCTGGAGGCGGTTGCATCCCGACGGTTGGTGCAAAGGCGGCTTAATCTTATTAGTGGCGTGGCGGTCATCGAGCCAGCAACTGCCGACTTTACGGTGCGTTTTGGCGATAATGAATTGGTTCATGTGTTCGGTCCGCATTGGCGTTTACTGATTATTGGCGCCGGTCAGGTATCAGAATATCTGGCGCAAATGGCGCCAGCGCTAGATTTTTCGGTCTATTTAAATGATCCGCGTGAAGAGCAACGGCGCAACTGGCAAACCAATGAGCAGGCTAATGGAAACACACACATAATCTCAGCGGCTTCTGCCGTTGAATGGCTTGAAGGCATGCCGGATGACGCGGTGCATGCATTTGCACCAGATAAACGGACCGTGATCGTAGCGCTCAGTCATGATCCAAAGGTAGATGATATGGCATTGATGGAAGCGTTGAAAACCGATGCGTTTTACGTCGGAGCAATCGGTTCTATGGCCAGCACCATTGCGCGCAAGGCGCGTTTGCTGACGCTGGATGTGACACAGGAAGAAGTGGATCGCTTACACGCCCCAATCGGTCTGCCGATTTTTAGTCGTTCTCCAGCGGAAATCGCGGTCTCGGTACTAGCGGAGCTGGTCGCCTTGCGCAATTGCGATGTTGTGGCGAGGTCTGTGTCAAGTTGTGCGATTGGTGCGCCGCTCGAAGAAAAGGTTGTTTCTTCGTAA
- the rpiA gene encoding ribose-5-phosphate isomerase RpiA: MTQDEMKQAVAREAIKYVVERDIVGVGTGSTANFFIDELAKIKHLIKGAVASSEATAARLRSHDIEVFDLNQVLSMPVYIDGADEVNAQGAMIKGGGAALTREKIVASVAEKFICIADGSKLVNVLGKFPLPVEVIPMAQAVVARKLAKLGGEPRLRFKDGIPLITDNGCVIIDMHGLKIVDPIAMEAQINQITGVVSVGLFAKQGANVCLLGTPEGVKTLTF; the protein is encoded by the coding sequence ATGACGCAAGACGAAATGAAGCAAGCTGTTGCTCGCGAAGCAATTAAATATGTCGTGGAACGCGACATTGTTGGTGTCGGTACTGGCTCCACTGCGAATTTTTTCATTGATGAACTGGCCAAGATCAAGCATTTGATCAAAGGTGCGGTCGCATCCTCTGAAGCGACAGCTGCCCGCCTGCGTAGTCATGATATTGAAGTATTTGATCTCAATCAGGTGTTGTCAATGCCGGTGTATATCGACGGTGCGGACGAAGTTAACGCGCAGGGCGCGATGATCAAGGGCGGTGGCGCGGCGCTGACGCGTGAGAAAATCGTAGCATCGGTTGCAGAAAAATTTATTTGTATCGCTGACGGCTCTAAACTCGTCAACGTATTGGGTAAATTTCCGCTGCCGGTGGAAGTGATTCCGATGGCGCAGGCGGTGGTAGCACGCAAGCTGGCAAAACTCGGCGGAGAACCGCGCTTGCGCTTCAAGGATGGTATTCCTCTCATCACCGACAACGGCTGCGTCATCATCGATATGCACGGCCTGAAGATCGTGGACCCGATTGCAATGGAAGCCCAGATCAACCAGATCACTGGCGTCGTATCGGTTGGCCTGTTTGCTAAACAAGGCGCAAACGTGTGTTTGCTGGGAACCCCGGAGGGCGTTAAAACGTTGACGTTTTAA
- a CDS encoding M16 family metallopeptidase, translating into MLLVTPYFAEAQTLPTSDAKITQFANITKGPSAEGITEYRFSNGFKLLLLPDATKPTVTVNMTYLVGSRQENYGETGMAHLLEHMMFKGTPTHPTIPKDFGQRGMSFNGTTSLDRTNYYEFSQASDDNLKWAIDLEADRMLHSFVARKDLDSEMTVVRNEFEKGENSPVSVLFKRMQGVAFDWHSYGKPTIGNRSDVESVKIENLQAFYRTYYQPDNAVLLISGKFDTEKALTWVNEAFGKLPKPSRKLPEFWTVEPTQDGERSFVIRREGDIQIVAVAYKVPSELHPDSNAISFAASILADTPNGRLYKALVETGKATSVFNYEMTGYAPGLLVIAAVVKKNEPIEPVRAALVDAIESFSTTPPTAEEMDRIKRNTANGYENLMNDPQQIGVAMSSAIALGDWRLLFLGRDQLKQVTSAQVAEVAAKYFKRDNRTVGIFQPNDPPQRAEVPAAPALAEILKDYKPQQGLASGEIFDPSQANIDARTQHQTFGDMKLAMLPKKTRGETVSVHIKLNWGDEKTLFDKNAVSDMTGAMLRRGSTTLNRQQLADAFSKLKVSGSLYQFETTRSDLPGALALVADVFQHPRFDPLEFERLRKEVLVGLEASRNNPDSRAAEAMAQHFNLYPKGDWLSAPTVDEKIANIKAVTLEQVIAFHKAFYGASHSEIAIVGDFDPIPISKTVQAEFGNWKSASPYQRVIRKNFDVAPIAEVINTPDKENGVYIARMNLDMRDSDPDYPALLVANYLFGGGSLKSRLADRIRQKDGLSYSVGSSLGISAISRAASFSIQAIAAPQNLSKVDLGVKEELARVRKDGFTADELTRAKSGILQENVQARAQDGAVGAGWVRLLDLDRTYAWSKQLEDKISALTLDQINKAFHSRIDPAQLSVVIARDETKINNPNVARP; encoded by the coding sequence ATGTTGCTTGTAACGCCCTATTTTGCAGAAGCACAGACATTGCCGACCAGTGATGCAAAGATCACCCAATTCGCCAACATCACCAAAGGCCCCTCAGCCGAAGGTATCACCGAATACCGTTTCAGTAATGGCTTCAAATTGTTGTTGCTACCAGATGCCACCAAGCCAACGGTGACCGTCAATATGACGTATCTGGTCGGTTCGCGTCAGGAAAATTATGGTGAAACCGGGATGGCGCATTTGCTGGAACACATGATGTTCAAAGGCACGCCAACGCATCCGACCATTCCAAAAGATTTCGGCCAACGCGGTATGTCTTTCAACGGCACTACTTCGCTTGACCGCACCAATTACTACGAATTTTCGCAAGCGAGCGATGACAATCTGAAATGGGCCATCGACCTTGAAGCGGATCGGATGCTGCATTCTTTTGTCGCTCGAAAAGATCTCGATAGTGAAATGACCGTTGTTCGTAATGAATTTGAGAAAGGGGAAAACTCTCCAGTCAGCGTCTTGTTTAAACGCATGCAAGGCGTCGCTTTTGACTGGCATAGTTATGGCAAACCCACTATCGGCAACCGCAGTGATGTGGAGAGCGTCAAGATCGAAAATCTGCAAGCGTTCTATCGCACCTATTACCAGCCAGATAATGCGGTACTACTCATTTCGGGCAAATTCGACACTGAAAAGGCGCTGACCTGGGTAAACGAGGCCTTTGGAAAACTGCCGAAACCAAGCCGTAAATTACCTGAGTTCTGGACCGTGGAACCAACGCAGGATGGTGAGCGCAGCTTTGTCATCCGGCGTGAAGGTGACATACAAATCGTCGCCGTGGCGTACAAAGTACCGAGCGAATTGCACCCGGACAGCAACGCGATATCTTTCGCAGCGAGCATTCTGGCCGACACCCCAAACGGGCGGCTTTACAAAGCCTTGGTCGAAACAGGCAAGGCGACATCGGTATTCAATTATGAAATGACCGGTTATGCACCGGGATTATTGGTCATCGCTGCGGTCGTGAAAAAAAATGAGCCAATTGAACCGGTTCGCGCAGCCTTGGTAGACGCCATCGAAAGTTTTTCAACTACGCCCCCAACCGCTGAAGAAATGGACCGTATAAAACGAAACACAGCCAACGGTTATGAAAACTTGATGAACGATCCACAGCAAATTGGGGTTGCCATGTCGAGCGCCATTGCGCTGGGTGACTGGCGCTTGCTTTTTTTAGGGCGCGACCAACTTAAGCAAGTCACATCAGCACAGGTTGCAGAAGTTGCGGCCAAATATTTTAAACGCGACAATCGTACTGTCGGCATCTTTCAACCAAACGATCCACCGCAGCGCGCCGAGGTACCGGCTGCACCTGCGCTGGCCGAGATACTAAAAGATTACAAGCCGCAGCAAGGGCTGGCAAGCGGAGAAATTTTCGATCCTTCGCAGGCGAATATTGATGCACGTACGCAGCATCAAACTTTCGGCGATATGAAATTGGCGATGCTACCGAAGAAAACCCGTGGCGAGACCGTTTCAGTCCACATAAAATTAAATTGGGGTGATGAAAAAACGCTATTCGATAAGAATGCTGTCTCGGATATGACCGGTGCAATGCTGCGCCGCGGCAGCACAACACTTAACCGCCAGCAATTAGCAGATGCTTTTTCCAAGCTTAAGGTGAGCGGCAGCCTCTATCAATTTGAGACAACGCGTAGTGATCTTCCCGGCGCGCTGGCGCTGGTTGCCGATGTATTTCAGCACCCGCGTTTTGATCCCCTTGAATTTGAGCGTTTGCGCAAGGAAGTGCTCGTTGGCCTTGAGGCTTCGCGCAACAATCCCGATAGCCGCGCAGCAGAAGCAATGGCGCAACATTTCAATTTATATCCAAAAGGTGACTGGTTGTCTGCACCCACCGTTGACGAGAAGATCGCAAACATCAAAGCGGTCACTCTGGAACAGGTGATTGCTTTTCACAAGGCATTTTATGGCGCGTCACACAGTGAAATCGCCATCGTCGGGGATTTCGACCCAATACCCATCTCTAAGACGGTTCAGGCCGAATTCGGCAACTGGAAAAGTGCCTCGCCATACCAGCGCGTGATACGGAAAAACTTTGATGTCGCGCCGATTGCAGAGGTCATCAATACGCCAGATAAAGAAAACGGCGTCTATATTGCCCGCATGAATCTGGATATGCGCGACAGTGATCCTGACTATCCTGCTCTGTTGGTGGCGAATTACTTGTTTGGAGGCGGCAGCCTGAAGTCTCGTCTAGCTGACCGGATACGCCAAAAAGATGGTTTGTCCTATAGCGTCGGCTCTTCACTCGGCATCAGCGCCATCAGCCGCGCTGCAAGCTTCAGCATTCAGGCGATCGCCGCTCCACAAAATCTCTCCAAAGTCGATCTAGGGGTGAAGGAAGAGTTGGCGCGCGTTCGTAAAGATGGCTTCACTGCCGACGAACTGACCCGCGCAAAATCCGGCATATTGCAAGAAAACGTTCAGGCCCGGGCGCAAGATGGTGCAGTCGGTGCCGGCTGGGTGCGCTTATTGGATCTAGACCGAACGTACGCATGGAGTAAGCAACTTGAAGACAAAATCAGCGCATTGACACTCGACCAGATCAATAAGGCGTTCCATAGTCGGATTGATCCTGCCCAATTAAGTGTCGTGATTGCACGCGATGAAACCAAGATTAATAATCCGAATGTGGCGAGGCCTTAA
- a CDS encoding oxidative damage protection protein, which produces MARTIHCIKLDKEAEGLDFPPYPGELGKRIFESVSKEAWAGWLKHQTMLVNENRLNLADIRARKYLATQMENHFFGNGADAAVGYVPPTE; this is translated from the coding sequence ATGGCACGTACTATTCATTGCATCAAACTCGATAAAGAAGCTGAAGGATTGGATTTCCCACCGTATCCGGGTGAACTGGGCAAGCGTATTTTTGAAAGCGTTTCAAAAGAAGCATGGGCTGGATGGCTGAAGCATCAAACGATGCTGGTGAATGAAAATCGCCTGAACCTGGCTGACATTCGTGCACGTAAATATCTTGCGACACAAATGGAAAATCATTTCTTCGGCAACGGCGCAGATGCCGCCGTCGGTTACGTTCCACCGACAGAATAA
- the kdpE gene encoding two-component system response regulator KdpE, producing MSQPQPVAILVEDEPQIRRFVRAALEDEGWQIHEADTLHRGLIDTGTRKPNLIILDLGLPDGDGIEFILDVRKWSKVPIIVLSARVSENDKIKALDAGADDYLSKPFGVGELLARVRATLRRQHQPLGDADGLIRFGDVTLDQQARLVTKAQQQVHLTPTEYRLLTVLVANAGRVVTNPQLLREVWGPSHSESGHYLRIYMGHLRQKLEDDPAQPKYLLTETAVGYRIMLSV from the coding sequence ATGAGCCAGCCACAACCCGTAGCGATTCTGGTCGAAGACGAACCACAAATCCGACGCTTCGTGCGTGCGGCGCTGGAGGACGAGGGTTGGCAAATCCATGAGGCCGACACTTTGCACCGAGGATTGATCGACACCGGCACGCGTAAGCCGAATTTGATTATTCTCGATTTGGGTTTGCCAGACGGTGATGGTATTGAATTCATTCTGGATGTCAGAAAATGGTCTAAAGTGCCGATCATCGTGTTATCCGCTCGCGTCAGTGAAAACGACAAGATTAAGGCGTTGGATGCTGGAGCGGATGACTACTTGAGCAAACCTTTTGGAGTCGGCGAGTTGCTGGCCCGGGTGCGGGCCACGTTACGTCGTCAGCATCAGCCTTTAGGGGATGCCGACGGATTGATCCGGTTTGGTGATGTAACGCTGGATCAACAGGCGCGACTGGTTACTAAAGCACAACAACAAGTGCATCTCACGCCAACTGAATATCGTTTATTGACGGTACTAGTGGCGAACGCTGGTCGGGTGGTGACCAATCCGCAGTTATTACGCGAAGTATGGGGACCGTCGCATTCCGAGAGCGGCCACTATTTGCGGATTTACATGGGCCATTTGCGCCAAAAGCTGGAAGACGATCCGGCCCAGCCAAAATATTTGCTGACGGAGACGGCAGTCGGCTACCGGATCATGTTATCCGTGTAA
- the argA gene encoding amino-acid N-acetyltransferase translates to MENTSEFVQWLRSVAPYIHAFRGKTFVIAFPGELVMAGALPVLAQDLSLLHALGIKIVIVHGSRPQVEEQLTLRNVETRFSNGLRITDIAALECAKEAAGELRLDIEAAFSQGLPNTPMAHAAIRIISGNFVTARPLGVIDGADLQLTGVVRKIAYETIHPILSAGNLVLLSPLGFSPTGEAFNLTMEDVAVAAAISLRAEKLIFISETPLLKDAAGTEIRELSSHQAQAVLESGCLPSDSAFYLQHAIKSCNAGVPRAHIVPFATDGSALLELFTHDGIGTMITYENLESLREATIEDVGGILKLIEPLEADGTLVKRGRELIEREIHYFSVIDHDGVLFGCAALYPFPDEKMGEMACLTVNPEVQAQGDGEKILKHMESRARAAGLTKLFVLTTRTSHWFLRRGFVSATVDDLPKNRQHMYNWQRKSLVLIKQL, encoded by the coding sequence ATGGAAAACACCTCCGAATTCGTCCAGTGGCTGCGCTCTGTCGCGCCCTACATTCATGCCTTTCGCGGCAAGACCTTTGTGATCGCCTTTCCGGGCGAGTTAGTCATGGCTGGGGCCTTACCCGTGCTTGCACAAGATCTGTCGTTACTGCACGCGTTAGGTATCAAAATTGTGATTGTGCATGGCTCACGACCGCAGGTTGAAGAACAATTGACACTACGCAATGTTGAAACGCGCTTTTCTAACGGCTTGCGGATCACCGACATCGCGGCATTGGAATGCGCAAAAGAAGCCGCGGGCGAATTACGGCTCGATATCGAAGCGGCATTTAGTCAGGGCTTGCCAAATACCCCCATGGCGCACGCCGCCATCAGGATTATTTCAGGCAACTTTGTGACAGCGCGACCACTAGGCGTGATTGATGGTGCAGACCTTCAATTGACTGGCGTGGTGCGTAAGATCGCCTACGAAACCATCCACCCTATTTTGAGCGCGGGTAATCTGGTTCTGCTCTCGCCATTGGGTTTTTCGCCGACTGGTGAAGCATTTAATCTGACCATGGAAGATGTTGCGGTCGCCGCTGCCATTTCACTGCGCGCCGAGAAATTGATCTTCATCAGCGAAACGCCGTTACTGAAAGACGCCGCAGGAACTGAAATCCGAGAACTATCGTCTCATCAGGCGCAGGCAGTGCTCGAAAGCGGTTGTCTGCCGTCCGATTCAGCCTTCTACTTGCAGCACGCCATCAAATCCTGCAACGCTGGCGTGCCACGTGCGCACATCGTACCGTTTGCGACTGATGGTTCGGCGTTGCTTGAATTATTTACGCATGATGGTATTGGCACCATGATTACTTACGAGAATCTGGAAAGCTTGCGTGAAGCAACGATTGAGGACGTCGGCGGTATCCTGAAATTGATCGAACCACTGGAAGCCGATGGCACGCTGGTCAAGCGCGGCCGCGAACTGATTGAGCGCGAAATCCATTATTTCTCTGTCATCGACCATGATGGCGTGCTGTTTGGCTGCGCAGCGTTGTACCCTTTCCCAGATGAAAAAATGGGAGAGATGGCTTGTCTGACGGTTAATCCGGAAGTGCAAGCGCAGGGCGACGGTGAGAAAATTCTGAAACATATGGAAAGCCGAGCGCGCGCCGCTGGCCTGACCAAACTATTCGTATTGACTACACGAACTTCACATTGGTTTTTGCGGCGCGGCTTTGTCAGCGCGACAGTCGACGACTTACCGAAAAATCGTCAACATATGTATAACTGGCAACGTAAATCATTGGTACTGATTAAACAACTTTAA